A single window of Parabacteroides pacaensis DNA harbors:
- the gp17 gene encoding tail completion protein gp17, whose translation MRGESKFKITNVVREILLDTPEIVALVEDKVFPLIASKNTKGDFIIYQRDEYSVDRTKMGVTSQKCRVYVNAVSEDYDRGQNLAGLIYEALEGDFLEPDMRIRLEDSTEDYEDGKYIQVLLFSIE comes from the coding sequence ATGCGGGGAGAGAGTAAGTTTAAAATAACTAATGTCGTTAGGGAGATTCTTTTAGATACTCCTGAAATCGTGGCTTTGGTTGAAGATAAGGTTTTTCCGCTGATTGCTTCTAAGAATACGAAGGGTGATTTTATCATTTATCAGCGCGATGAGTATTCGGTGGATCGTACTAAGATGGGGGTAACTTCTCAAAAGTGCCGGGTATATGTTAATGCTGTGAGTGAGGATTACGATAGAGGGCAAAACCTTGCGGGGCTTATTTACGAAGCTTTGGAGGGTGATTTTTTAGAACCGGACATGCGGATACGTTTGGAGGATTCGACGGAGGATTACGAGGACGGAAAGTATATTCAGGTTCTTCTTTTTTCAATTGAGTAA
- a CDS encoding tape measure protein, whose translation MAGKLSFSIAINLLTENFKRGSNYVRSAFRSMQMQFLTFAAALGAGGLGLSNFVSRLIDVSRETNRVTTALKNVSGSTAQYAGNQRFLLDMAKKYGLEINALTGAYAQFTAAANVSGMSIMDQRKIFESVSRATVAFGMSAEDSKGVFLALSQMMSKGKISSEELRLQMGERLPIALQAMAKAAGVSVSELDKLLKQGKLMSADVLPRFADALNEMIPNVSTDNLETSINRLKNAFTEFTKNTGVGDFYKKLIDNTTKFVEYASGKIAFLVNFIIGIISGKLLMSIIDYFKQYWVLIDNTVDNARIAEERKIQASKLRAEAEIAYMKTVNNYQKVSDGKRLASMADLRKAEKVLNAASAAEQKAISDAKIASDKAAAVATTNAFGKSAKAVKLAWVSVATTLKGVWAAVWPMALISGISLAISKMVEMYKEAKRIRSIFSDYKKDAAGLVADNTEMVQLQALKKIAEDTNRTIEQRKNAWAELARRMDITRNKNESDLNYQKRINEAIAERIKLIEETAKADFYTRRKVEAEDKFKSLQRELHLQDANSSGIDYMMEMFSKYNDTRSGKALQAGVDRYASFVRELGVGFVDDYQDKLQEMSGYWRIMADSTKELTNAVANTIPTNNPTPPSSDPTPVSKGKNAIQKEEESYAVELDRLTKQRANGALSEEEYNKALDALNKATYLKLAGMLSPEEAGKNEVFVKSMLGTFNPKYHEPATPQESTKEIIPPKFKSRDATFDYKKSGLDIAKENLSLAKENAEEIRRAYSEGAKELEEELNKALMDVDSLDEALKIAEVQEDIKSLSKEINSELYSGIKDIAGSSDRVVNAFSNLRDVFNDMDSSGWERIMAVWNALTQTVDSFLSVLEMIRNLTELTNQLAKAKEVEAAIDKKVTSEKVSNTAIKMGADLAAAQVKKSTAQQEIAANTGQAASEAGKSAAKLPFPANIIAIGGAIAAVLAIFSSIPKFAKGGIVGGVSATGDRLLARVNSGEMILNKGQQSTLYQLANGKGIKTNTGGGEVIFRIEGDTLVGVLNNHNRRQRRIK comes from the coding sequence ATGGCTGGCAAGTTATCATTTTCAATAGCAATAAATCTTTTAACGGAGAATTTTAAAAGGGGTTCCAATTATGTAAGGAGTGCTTTCCGATCGATGCAAATGCAGTTTTTGACGTTTGCGGCTGCTTTAGGGGCCGGAGGGTTAGGACTAAGTAATTTTGTTTCCCGGTTGATCGATGTTAGTAGGGAGACAAACCGGGTTACTACAGCTTTAAAGAATGTTTCCGGATCCACGGCCCAATATGCCGGTAACCAGCGTTTTTTGCTGGATATGGCAAAGAAGTATGGGCTGGAGATCAATGCGCTTACGGGGGCATACGCGCAGTTTACGGCTGCGGCTAATGTGTCGGGCATGAGTATAATGGATCAGCGGAAAATCTTTGAATCCGTATCGCGGGCTACGGTAGCTTTCGGTATGAGTGCGGAGGATAGCAAAGGGGTATTTTTAGCTCTTTCGCAGATGATGAGTAAGGGGAAGATTAGTTCGGAGGAGTTACGGCTCCAGATGGGTGAACGGCTTCCGATTGCTTTGCAGGCAATGGCTAAGGCTGCGGGGGTATCTGTTTCGGAGCTTGACAAGTTGTTGAAACAGGGGAAGTTGATGAGTGCTGATGTATTGCCGAGGTTCGCGGATGCGCTTAACGAGATGATTCCGAATGTTAGTACGGATAATTTAGAGACGTCTATTAACCGGCTCAAGAATGCGTTTACGGAGTTTACAAAGAATACAGGGGTCGGAGATTTTTATAAAAAGCTGATTGATAATACGACAAAATTTGTTGAATATGCTTCCGGTAAAATCGCGTTTCTTGTGAACTTTATTATAGGGATAATCTCTGGAAAACTGCTTATGTCTATTATAGACTACTTCAAGCAGTATTGGGTACTGATCGATAATACGGTAGATAATGCGAGGATTGCAGAGGAAAGAAAGATACAAGCTTCAAAACTACGGGCCGAGGCCGAGATAGCATACATGAAGACTGTAAACAATTACCAAAAGGTCTCGGATGGTAAAAGGCTTGCGAGCATGGCAGATTTGAGAAAGGCGGAAAAAGTCCTTAATGCAGCAAGCGCGGCGGAACAGAAAGCGATTAGCGACGCGAAAATTGCTTCTGATAAAGCTGCTGCTGTGGCAACAACAAATGCTTTCGGGAAATCAGCCAAAGCGGTAAAGCTTGCTTGGGTGAGTGTGGCCACGACATTAAAGGGTGTTTGGGCTGCTGTTTGGCCGATGGCCCTTATCAGTGGAATATCTTTAGCTATCTCGAAGATGGTAGAGATGTATAAGGAGGCGAAGCGGATTCGTAGTATATTTTCCGATTACAAAAAAGATGCAGCCGGGCTAGTGGCCGATAATACGGAGATGGTTCAATTGCAAGCCCTTAAAAAGATTGCCGAAGATACTAACAGGACTATAGAGCAAAGAAAAAATGCTTGGGCGGAGCTGGCGCGGAGAATGGATATTACCCGCAATAAAAACGAATCCGATCTTAATTATCAGAAGCGTATTAATGAAGCTATAGCCGAGCGAATAAAATTGATCGAGGAGACTGCAAAAGCAGATTTTTATACACGCAGGAAAGTGGAGGCTGAAGATAAATTCAAAAGCCTTCAAAGGGAATTACATTTACAGGATGCTAATTCGTCAGGTATAGATTATATGATGGAGATGTTCTCGAAGTATAATGATACTAGGTCGGGTAAAGCTTTGCAGGCAGGAGTTGACCGGTATGCTTCTTTTGTGCGTGAGTTGGGTGTGGGGTTTGTTGATGATTATCAGGATAAGCTACAAGAGATGTCGGGGTATTGGCGGATTATGGCAGATTCAACCAAGGAATTGACAAATGCTGTGGCTAATACGATTCCAACAAATAATCCTACACCTCCTTCATCTGATCCCACTCCTGTTTCTAAGGGAAAAAACGCAATCCAGAAAGAAGAGGAAAGTTATGCTGTAGAGCTAGATAGGCTGACTAAACAACGTGCAAACGGGGCGTTATCCGAAGAGGAGTATAATAAAGCTTTGGATGCTCTTAATAAGGCTACTTATTTGAAATTGGCGGGTATGCTAAGCCCGGAGGAAGCGGGGAAAAATGAAGTCTTTGTAAAATCCATGTTGGGTACGTTTAATCCTAAATATCATGAGCCGGCAACACCCCAGGAATCGACAAAAGAAATTATTCCGCCTAAATTTAAAAGTCGGGATGCTACGTTTGATTATAAGAAAAGTGGGCTAGATATAGCTAAGGAGAATCTTTCTCTAGCTAAAGAAAATGCGGAGGAAATAAGGCGTGCTTATAGTGAAGGAGCCAAGGAGTTGGAAGAAGAACTTAATAAAGCTTTGATGGATGTTGACAGTCTGGATGAGGCTTTAAAAATTGCGGAGGTTCAGGAAGATATTAAAAGTCTTTCCAAAGAGATTAACAGTGAGCTTTATTCAGGAATAAAGGATATTGCCGGAAGTTCAGATCGAGTTGTAAATGCTTTTAGTAATCTTCGCGATGTGTTTAATGACATGGATTCATCTGGATGGGAACGGATCATGGCTGTGTGGAATGCCCTGACGCAAACGGTTGATTCTTTTCTTTCTGTTTTGGAGATGATTCGGAATTTAACGGAGCTTACCAATCAGCTTGCGAAAGCGAAGGAAGTGGAGGCTGCAATTGATAAAAAAGTTACTAGCGAAAAAGTTAGTAATACGGCTATTAAGATGGGGGCAGACTTAGCGGCAGCACAAGTGAAAAAATCAACGGCACAGCAGGAAATTGCGGCAAATACGGGACAGGCTGCTAGTGAGGCAGGAAAAAGTGCGGCAAAATTACCTTTTCCCGCGAATATCATTGCCATCGGTGGGGCAATTGCTGCTGTGTTGGCCATATTTTCTTCGATACCTAAATTTGCAAAGGGTGGTATAGTTGGGGGTGTTTCGGCCACGGGCGACAGGCTGCTAGCTCGTGTAAATAGCGGGGAAATGATACTTAATAAAGGTCAACAATCTACTCTTTATCAGCTTGCGAACGGGAAGGGTATAAAAACGAATACAGGAGGAGGAGAGGTTATTTTTCGTATTGAGGGAGACACGCTAGTAGGTGTGCTTAATAATCACAATCGTAGACAAAGGAGGATAAAATAA
- a CDS encoding phage head closure protein yields the protein MRAGLLREAVVFEEFREVKTTSGFVKKEYVPVLRTKAYRKKLTYYRNEGVNAFEEFTDDTVILQVRRNLLINENLRVRYNDKYYKIRLLDLQITDNTYLITCSKIND from the coding sequence ATGCGTGCAGGGTTGTTGAGGGAAGCGGTAGTGTTTGAAGAGTTTCGAGAGGTGAAGACGACTTCGGGATTTGTGAAAAAAGAGTATGTTCCTGTATTAAGGACAAAGGCTTATCGGAAGAAGTTAACTTATTACAGAAATGAAGGGGTGAATGCTTTTGAGGAGTTTACGGACGATACCGTTATTCTTCAGGTGCGTAGGAATCTGCTAATCAACGAGAATCTGCGTGTGCGGTATAACGATAAATACTATAAAATAAGGTTGCTTGACTTGCAGATTACGGATAACACTTATTTAATCACTTGCTCAAAGATTAATGACTGA
- a CDS encoding phage tail protein: MAVEHDANKDIVRGQLFLFIGELPIAFASSAALEITTEEIDVSNKMMGDWSASLPGKKSFTLSSESLLTRKEGQMSFDTLLDKQIAGDTLDFVFGEATVANKSNTGGEFTLDATKKNYKGTVMITSLSLKSDNGAIASCSVSFKGVGALTPVAGSGGGDDIL, from the coding sequence ATGGCAGTTGAACATGATGCAAATAAGGATATCGTAAGGGGGCAGTTGTTTCTTTTTATCGGTGAATTGCCGATTGCTTTTGCTTCGTCTGCGGCTCTGGAGATTACAACAGAGGAGATAGATGTGTCTAACAAAATGATGGGGGATTGGTCGGCCTCTCTTCCGGGTAAAAAATCTTTTACTCTTTCTTCTGAATCGTTATTGACAAGGAAAGAAGGGCAGATGAGCTTTGATACGTTACTGGATAAGCAAATTGCAGGAGATACGTTAGATTTTGTCTTTGGCGAGGCTACCGTGGCAAATAAGTCAAATACGGGTGGTGAGTTTACGTTGGATGCAACGAAAAAGAATTACAAGGGTACGGTAATGATTACTTCGTTGTCGCTTAAAAGTGATAATGGGGCTATTGCTTCTTGTAGCGTGTCTTTTAAAGGTGTTGGGGCCTTAACTCCGGTTGCGGGTTCTGGCGGTGGTGATGATATATTGTAA
- a CDS encoding phage major capsid protein, whose product MNKQKRKMIARIMEINTRFKEIADALETEKRSMSPQETEERNALQQEKEILQLRLDRIDNGWSQNERESNEERAFAEAVTAIYRGVTTPEECEAFVRDRVIDVPVTRAAAIQDTSTVTPLIPMTIGEIIEPLEKGLILSKVGCKMQYGLVGEWVLPVVAGIEATIEEENAEVADTTIDISQLKPSPKRCALAIPVSNRAIDQSNTALLEIVRKQLTMGLTRLLNKWMFTPEKITSKASEGCFVAATSVPAIEYDPAGITWKDVIKLKGKVMKTGVVFDSTAAYVCSATTYAELEATPRDAGSGRMILENGQINGFPVFMTEFIGDNILGFGIFNYELVGQFGKMRITVDPYTGAKKNLVYFVLNTDFDMLTVRPEAFGVAKPATQAGN is encoded by the coding sequence ATGAACAAGCAAAAAAGAAAGATGATTGCGCGTATTATGGAAATTAATACCCGCTTTAAGGAAATTGCGGATGCGTTGGAAACGGAAAAACGCTCTATGTCTCCGCAGGAAACGGAAGAACGAAACGCATTGCAGCAGGAAAAGGAGATTTTGCAGCTTCGTTTAGACCGGATCGATAACGGTTGGTCGCAGAATGAGCGTGAAAGCAATGAGGAGCGTGCTTTTGCAGAGGCTGTTACGGCTATTTACCGAGGGGTTACTACTCCGGAAGAGTGTGAGGCGTTTGTAAGGGATCGGGTTATTGATGTGCCGGTAACGCGTGCTGCGGCTATTCAGGATACTTCTACGGTTACTCCATTGATTCCGATGACTATCGGGGAAATTATTGAGCCGTTGGAAAAAGGGTTGATTTTGTCGAAGGTAGGATGTAAAATGCAGTATGGCTTGGTTGGCGAATGGGTGTTGCCGGTTGTGGCGGGGATTGAGGCGACTATCGAGGAAGAGAATGCGGAAGTGGCTGATACTACGATTGATATTAGCCAGTTAAAGCCTTCTCCTAAGCGTTGTGCGTTGGCTATTCCTGTATCTAACAGGGCTATCGACCAGAGTAATACGGCTTTATTGGAGATTGTTCGTAAGCAACTTACAATGGGTTTAACGCGGCTTTTGAACAAGTGGATGTTTACTCCGGAAAAGATTACCAGCAAAGCCAGTGAGGGTTGTTTTGTGGCTGCTACCTCTGTGCCGGCTATTGAGTATGATCCGGCAGGTATTACTTGGAAGGATGTTATCAAGCTCAAAGGCAAGGTAATGAAAACAGGGGTCGTTTTTGACAGTACGGCAGCTTATGTATGTAGTGCGACTACGTATGCCGAGTTAGAGGCAACTCCGCGTGATGCCGGCTCCGGTCGGATGATCTTGGAGAACGGGCAGATTAACGGGTTTCCTGTTTTCATGACTGAATTTATCGGGGATAATATTTTAGGCTTCGGTATTTTTAATTATGAATTAGTGGGCCAATTTGGAAAAATGCGTATTACGGTTGATCCTTATACGGGGGCCAAAAAGAATCTGGTTTATTTCGTTTTGAATACTGATTTCGATATGTTAACGGTACGTCCCGAAGCTTTTGGGGTTGCTAAACCTGCTACGCAGGCAGGCAACTAA
- a CDS encoding head-tail connector protein encodes MGLYVTVEDLKQHLNIDYEGEEGYLVSLIETAEVSVETYIRSPLTEYEKDGKLNPMLVHAIKIFAGNLYANREAVAFVEPRAIPYTLDYLLQPFKKYS; translated from the coding sequence ATGGGCTTGTATGTTACAGTTGAGGATTTGAAGCAGCATCTTAATATCGATTACGAGGGAGAAGAGGGATATCTTGTTTCTTTGATCGAGACAGCCGAGGTGAGTGTGGAAACGTATATCCGGTCGCCTTTGACGGAATACGAGAAAGATGGGAAACTAAACCCGATGCTTGTACATGCTATTAAGATTTTTGCGGGTAACCTGTATGCGAACCGTGAGGCGGTTGCTTTTGTGGAACCGAGGGCTATTCCTTATACGTTGGATTATCTTTTGCAACCTTTTAAAAAATATTCGTGA
- a CDS encoding HK97 family phage prohead protease, producing MEIRSFGENAAPKLVEERTIEGYAVVFGQESRVLYDKVKKRFFVEIIEPGAITDEMFREWDVKALCEHNKERMLARSFKGAGSLALTVDPYGVNYRFLAPNTPDGDYVVELTKRGDLFGSSFAYVTSEENVRYELRKDGVLLRRVYKIDRMFDISPVSDPAYMGTEVSVRSLDEYLTVPSDENYKAQIDELRNMAFKY from the coding sequence ATGGAAATACGGAGTTTTGGTGAAAATGCGGCTCCTAAGCTGGTGGAAGAAAGGACAATCGAGGGTTATGCGGTTGTTTTCGGGCAGGAGAGCCGCGTTTTGTATGATAAGGTGAAGAAAAGGTTTTTTGTTGAGATCATTGAACCAGGGGCCATTACGGATGAGATGTTTCGGGAGTGGGATGTGAAGGCTTTATGTGAGCATAATAAGGAACGAATGTTGGCTAGGAGCTTTAAAGGTGCGGGTTCTCTGGCTTTAACGGTGGATCCTTATGGGGTGAATTATCGGTTTTTGGCTCCTAACACACCTGACGGGGATTATGTAGTGGAGTTGACAAAAAGGGGGGATTTGTTTGGTTCGTCATTCGCGTATGTCACCAGTGAAGAAAATGTACGGTATGAATTACGTAAGGATGGCGTATTGCTTAGGCGGGTTTATAAGATTGATCGGATGTTTGATATTTCTCCGGTATCTGATCCGGCCTACATGGGAACGGAGGTCTCGGTGCGTAGTTTGGATGAGTATTTAACTGTTCCTTCGGACGAAAATTATAAGGCCCAAATTGACGAGCTTAGAAATATGGCTTTCAAGTATTAA
- a CDS encoding phage portal protein, producing the protein MNLSFWKRKDVPVPEEKPRERGYFETVVSPDVTIGRVGEPVPKVEGPEQAMRLATVYRCTSILSGSIAALPLQLKRKRNGYFLVDEDSGLNYLLTRCPNNRQTAFELMRNAVIQMVNMGNAYIYPKWWDGELDSLVLLSPGSVSYDKLLNIYLVNDPVNNIYETLECEDIIHLRNMSLDGGYTGVSTIRYAGRVMSVSASADSQSLDSFQPGSSYSGFVSGENVSGVKGFGEFQDDQLKTVGERVERELRSGKKIFWLPDNMKFSALSMSPADIQLLETKKFSVLDICRFYGVHPDKAFAGQSQNYKASEMSQVQFMTDTLQPILRQIEGEFYAKLIPRSVADKYRIEFDLEAFYQTDLQTMAGYMEKSIQYGVNTVNEWRKKRGNVPVEGGDKAFISCNVAPIDSAKIRGENILENSSQNAQNLPPKTHENKEG; encoded by the coding sequence ATGAATTTAAGTTTTTGGAAGAGAAAGGATGTACCGGTTCCAGAGGAGAAGCCGAGGGAAAGGGGGTACTTTGAAACGGTTGTTTCGCCAGATGTTACGATTGGGCGGGTAGGCGAGCCGGTTCCTAAGGTTGAAGGGCCGGAGCAGGCGATGCGGTTAGCTACCGTGTATCGTTGTACTTCTATTTTAAGCGGGAGTATTGCGGCTCTTCCGTTACAGTTGAAGAGGAAAAGGAACGGTTATTTTTTAGTTGATGAGGACAGTGGGTTAAATTATTTATTGACCCGTTGCCCTAATAACCGGCAAACGGCTTTTGAACTAATGCGAAACGCTGTTATTCAAATGGTTAATATGGGAAACGCTTACATCTATCCTAAGTGGTGGGATGGTGAGTTAGACAGCCTTGTTCTTCTTAGTCCCGGAAGTGTAAGTTATGACAAGTTGCTGAATATTTATTTGGTGAATGATCCGGTAAATAATATTTATGAAACGCTGGAGTGTGAGGATATTATCCATTTGCGGAATATGAGTTTGGATGGCGGGTATACGGGAGTAAGTACGATCCGGTATGCGGGAAGGGTGATGAGTGTAAGTGCCAGTGCGGATAGTCAAAGTTTAGATTCTTTTCAGCCGGGTAGCAGTTATTCGGGGTTTGTCAGCGGGGAGAACGTCTCCGGGGTAAAGGGGTTTGGTGAATTTCAGGATGACCAGTTAAAGACTGTTGGTGAACGGGTGGAGAGGGAGCTAAGATCGGGTAAGAAAATATTTTGGTTGCCGGATAATATGAAATTTAGTGCTCTTTCCATGTCTCCGGCCGATATTCAGCTTTTGGAAACAAAAAAGTTTAGTGTATTGGATATTTGCCGGTTTTACGGGGTGCATCCGGATAAGGCTTTTGCTGGGCAGAGCCAAAATTATAAGGCTAGCGAGATGAGCCAGGTACAGTTTATGACGGATACGTTGCAGCCTATTTTACGACAGATAGAGGGTGAATTTTATGCAAAGCTTATTCCGCGGAGTGTAGCTGACAAATATCGTATTGAGTTTGATTTGGAGGCTTTTTATCAAACGGATTTGCAGACAATGGCGGGTTATATGGAAAAGAGCATCCAGTATGGGGTAAATACGGTGAACGAGTGGAGGAAGAAGCGGGGGAATGTTCCGGTGGAAGGTGGAGACAAGGCTTTTATATCTTGTAATGTGGCTCCGATTGACAGTGCAAAAATCCGTGGTGAAAATATTTTAGAAAATTCTTCACAAAATGCTCAAAATTTACCACCAAAAACACATGAAAATAAGGAAGGGTAA